The proteins below come from a single Prochlorococcus marinus CUG1415 genomic window:
- the pds gene encoding 15-cis-phytoene desaturase — MRIVIAGGGLAGLSCAKYLVDNGHIPIVLEARDVLGGKVAAWKDEDGDWYETGLHIFFGAYPNMLQLFKELDIEDRLQWKSHSMIFNQPSEPGTYSRFDFPDIPAPMNGVSAILSNNDMLSWNEKILFGLGLVPAMLRGQKYLDKCDTKSWTEWLKEHNIPERVNDEVFIAMSKALNFIGPDEISSTVLLTALNRFLQEKNGSKMAFLDGSPPERLCQPMVEYITARGGEVHMNSPLRQINLNEDSTVKSFTIASLNKNEKTELTADAYVSAMPVDIFKLMLPKQWKGLEVFSKLDGLNGVPVINIHLWFDKKLTDIDHLLFSRSPLLSVYADMSITCKEYEDPNRSMLELVFAPAKDWINRSDQDIVDATMEELKKLFPTHFMGDKKTKLRKYKVVKTPRSVYKAVPGCQDYRPNQKSPIKNFFLAGDYTMQKYLASMEGAVLSGKLCAESIHKEYSKTPQNVSQ; from the coding sequence ATGCGTATTGTAATTGCTGGTGGAGGTTTAGCAGGTTTATCTTGCGCTAAATATTTAGTTGATAATGGTCACATTCCTATAGTTCTCGAAGCAAGAGATGTGCTAGGAGGAAAAGTTGCTGCATGGAAAGATGAGGATGGAGATTGGTATGAAACTGGTTTGCATATATTTTTTGGAGCCTACCCTAATATGTTGCAACTTTTCAAGGAATTAGATATTGAAGACAGACTACAATGGAAAAGTCATTCAATGATCTTTAATCAACCCTCCGAGCCAGGAACTTATAGTAGATTCGACTTTCCAGATATTCCAGCTCCTATGAATGGAGTTTCAGCAATACTTAGCAACAACGATATGCTTTCATGGAATGAAAAGATTCTTTTTGGATTAGGGTTAGTGCCTGCAATGTTAAGAGGTCAAAAATATTTAGACAAATGTGATACCAAATCATGGACAGAGTGGCTCAAAGAACACAATATTCCAGAAAGAGTTAATGACGAAGTTTTTATAGCCATGAGTAAAGCTTTAAACTTCATTGGGCCTGATGAAATATCATCTACAGTTTTATTAACAGCACTCAACAGATTTTTACAAGAAAAAAATGGATCAAAAATGGCATTCCTTGATGGATCTCCGCCAGAAAGGCTTTGCCAACCAATGGTTGAATATATTACTGCTCGTGGTGGAGAGGTTCACATGAATAGTCCACTAAGGCAAATCAACCTAAATGAAGACAGCACTGTTAAAAGTTTTACTATTGCTTCTTTAAATAAAAATGAAAAGACAGAACTTACTGCCGATGCTTACGTTAGTGCAATGCCTGTAGATATCTTTAAATTAATGCTTCCAAAACAATGGAAAGGTTTAGAGGTTTTTTCTAAATTAGATGGTTTAAATGGTGTACCAGTAATTAATATTCATTTATGGTTTGACAAAAAATTAACGGATATTGACCATTTACTATTCAGCAGATCACCACTCCTAAGTGTTTATGCAGATATGAGCATAACATGCAAAGAATATGAAGATCCAAATAGATCAATGCTTGAATTGGTTTTTGCACCAGCAAAAGATTGGATAAACAGGAGCGATCAAGACATCGTTGATGCAACTATGGAAGAACTAAAAAAATTATTCCCCACACATTTTATGGGTGATAAAAAGACAAAATTAAGAAAATATAAAGTAGTCAAAACTCCAAGATCTGTTTATAAGGCAGTTCCTGGATGTCAGGATTACAGACCTAACCAGAAATCTCCAATAAAAAACTTCTTCTTAGCTGGAGATTATACTATGCAAAAATATTTAGCATCTATGGAAGGCGCTGTCTTAAGTGGTAAATTGTGCGCGGAATCAATTCATAAGGAATATTCCAAAACACCTCAAAATGTTTCTCAATAA
- the ndhM gene encoding NAD(P)H-quinone oxidoreductase subunit M has protein sequence MEKMLLKSTTRHVRIFTAEVVNEELQFHPHKLTLDLDPDNEFIWNEDALNKINAKFNELIKDRAGKDLDDYELRKIGSEIEGLIKFLLQNGQLSYNPDCRVMNYSMGLPKTNEVL, from the coding sequence ATGGAAAAAATGCTTTTAAAATCAACTACTCGACATGTAAGAATTTTTACTGCTGAAGTAGTTAATGAAGAATTGCAGTTTCATCCACACAAATTGACTCTTGATTTAGATCCCGATAACGAGTTTATTTGGAATGAAGATGCTTTGAATAAAATAAATGCAAAATTTAATGAACTCATAAAAGATAGAGCAGGAAAGGATTTAGATGATTATGAACTTCGTAAAATAGGATCAGAAATTGAAGGTCTAATCAAATTTTTGCTTCAAAATGGTCAATTAAGTTATAACCCTGATTGTAGAGTAATGAATTATTCAATGGGTTTACCAAAAACAAATGAAGTACTGTGA
- a CDS encoding DUF3172 domain-containing protein, protein MNRPPSNRRPRRGSNRRNYYSNPREIDSYGQRNSRLPTSTADQKINFSTGTIAVLAGVLILGVGIGSAITSTTDGGQGNIASQQQLDMAVPDPEFCRQWGASAFVIDVEMYTTLNPSTSFVTQPALQPGCVIRRENWTVLQKQGAISNEDVRECKQRMNTFAYIGSIRDKPIVKCVYQTDVNENKFIIKGDGQAEDGGVGINKEAIQF, encoded by the coding sequence GTGAATAGACCACCCTCAAATAGAAGGCCAAGGAGAGGCTCGAATAGAAGAAATTACTACTCAAATCCTAGAGAAATTGATTCTTATGGACAAAGGAATAGTAGATTGCCTACTTCTACTGCTGATCAAAAGATTAATTTCAGTACAGGAACTATAGCTGTTCTTGCGGGAGTTTTAATTCTCGGTGTTGGTATTGGAAGCGCGATTACTAGTACAACGGATGGTGGCCAGGGAAATATAGCTAGTCAACAACAATTAGATATGGCTGTTCCAGATCCTGAATTTTGTAGGCAATGGGGTGCAAGCGCCTTTGTGATTGATGTTGAAATGTATACAACTTTGAATCCATCAACGAGTTTTGTAACACAACCAGCTCTTCAGCCAGGTTGTGTAATTCGTAGAGAAAATTGGACAGTCTTACAAAAACAAGGGGCAATCAGTAATGAAGATGTAAGAGAATGTAAGCAAAGAATGAATACTTTTGCTTATATTGGATCTATAAGAGATAAACCAATAGTTAAGTGCGTTTATCAGACTGATGTAAATGAAAATAAATTTATAATCAAAGGCGATGGACAAGCCGAAGATGGAGGAGTAGGCATCAATAAAGAAGCAATTCAGTTCTGA
- a CDS encoding LysR family transcriptional regulator, whose protein sequence is MPELPFTLDQLRILKAIAAQGSFKKAADLLYVTQPAVSLQIQNLEKQLEITIFDRGGRKALLTEGGKLLLEYCERILNQCDEACKAIEDLNSLKGGTLVIGASQTTGTYLMPRMIGLFRQKYPEVSVQLQVHSTRRTGWSVANGQIDLAIIGGQLPSELENLLDVIPYATDELALVLPSKHQLSKKKELIKEDLYKLDFVTLDSQSTTRKVVDKLLQESGLEIQRLKIEMELNSLEAIKNAVQSGLGASFLPVVSIERELAAGTIHKAFVADLEVKRSLKLITNPSRYTSRASDVFKKNILPKFASLESPLYKI, encoded by the coding sequence ATGCCCGAATTACCATTTACTCTAGACCAATTAAGAATATTAAAAGCTATTGCAGCTCAAGGAAGTTTTAAAAAAGCGGCTGATCTGTTGTATGTAACTCAACCTGCTGTGAGTTTACAAATACAAAATCTAGAAAAACAACTTGAAATTACAATTTTCGATAGAGGAGGTAGAAAAGCTCTTTTAACTGAAGGAGGAAAACTTCTACTTGAATATTGTGAACGAATTTTGAATCAATGCGACGAAGCTTGTAAAGCTATCGAAGATTTAAATAGTTTAAAAGGTGGAACTCTTGTCATTGGAGCCAGTCAAACAACGGGTACTTATTTAATGCCAAGAATGATAGGACTATTCAGACAAAAATATCCTGAAGTATCTGTTCAACTGCAAGTGCATAGTACAAGAAGAACTGGATGGAGTGTCGCCAATGGACAAATTGACTTAGCCATTATTGGGGGACAATTACCAAGCGAATTAGAAAATTTACTAGATGTAATTCCATATGCGACAGATGAATTAGCATTAGTTTTACCCTCCAAACACCAACTTTCAAAGAAAAAAGAGCTTATAAAAGAAGACTTATACAAATTAGATTTTGTAACATTAGACTCTCAATCTACTACAAGAAAAGTAGTTGACAAACTTCTTCAGGAATCCGGACTTGAAATTCAAAGACTAAAAATTGAGATGGAACTTAACTCTCTTGAAGCAATCAAGAATGCGGTTCAATCAGGTCTTGGAGCTTCATTTTTACCTGTTGTTTCAATTGAAAGAGAATTAGCCGCTGGAACAATCCACAAAGCATTCGTTGCTGACTTAGAAGTTAAAAGGTCACTTAAATTAATTACTAATCCATCAAGGTATACTTCAAGAGCATCCGACGTGTTTAAGAAGAATATACTGCCAAAATTTGCTAGTTTAGAAAGCCCTTTATATAAAATATAA
- a CDS encoding NnrU family protein — METHQTSLIILSLILIFAVIHSGGAALRIKAESIMGPRLWRLCFVFLSLPSAIILISYFLAHRYDGIRLWNFQGNNFVFVIVWFLTAISFFFLYPATYNLLEIPSVLKPKVRIYGTGIIRITRHPQAFGQIIWCFAHTLWIGTSFTLITSIGLILHHLFAIWHGDQRLAKRFGEEFAKFKKNTSIIPFMAILEGRQEFKIEEFFRLSQLGILIAIGVLWWSHQYINIAVKTFNSSFLSEFFN, encoded by the coding sequence ATGGAGACTCATCAAACTTCTCTAATAATCTTATCCTTGATTTTGATTTTTGCAGTAATTCATAGTGGTGGAGCTGCTTTAAGAATTAAAGCGGAATCTATTATGGGACCAAGATTATGGAGGTTATGTTTTGTGTTTTTAAGTTTGCCATCTGCCATTATTTTGATTAGTTATTTTTTGGCTCACAGATATGATGGAATAAGATTATGGAATTTTCAGGGAAATAATTTTGTTTTTGTAATTGTTTGGTTTTTGACTGCAATAAGTTTCTTCTTTTTATATCCCGCCACTTACAATTTGTTGGAAATTCCCTCAGTTTTAAAACCTAAAGTGCGAATTTACGGAACCGGAATAATTAGAATCACAAGACATCCTCAAGCATTTGGTCAGATCATTTGGTGTTTTGCTCATACTTTATGGATTGGTACATCATTCACTTTAATAACCTCTATTGGGTTAATTTTGCACCATCTTTTTGCTATTTGGCATGGTGATCAGAGATTAGCGAAAAGATTTGGAGAGGAATTTGCAAAGTTTAAAAAAAATACTTCCATAATCCCCTTTATGGCAATTCTTGAAGGAAGGCAAGAATTTAAAATTGAAGAATTTTTTAGGTTATCTCAACTAGGTATATTAATTGCAATAGGAGTACTCTGGTGGTCCCATCAGTATATAAATATTGCTGTTAAAACATTTAATTCATCATTTTTGTCGGAATTTTTCAATTGA
- a CDS encoding NAD(P)H-quinone oxidoreductase subunit 5, which translates to MPQASEIAWLIPVFPLIGAVLSGLGLISINKKINNSREIVSISLISCVGISAVISYKALIEQVNGYQAVEKLFVWANAGDFIIPMGFVLDSLGSVMLALVTTITLLVMIYSHGYMAHDKGYVRFFTYLALFSSSMMGLIISPNLLEIYVFWELVGMCSYLLVGFWYDRDGAAHAAQKAFVVNRVGDFGLLLGILGLFWATKSFDFNEIATGISQSVTDNSIPIWAALLLCFLVFLGPMAKSAQFPLHVWLPDAMEGPTPISALIHAATMVAAGIFLVARLQPLYSIFPFIQFIIALVGTITCFLGASIALTQMDLKKGLAYSTVSQLGYMMLAMGCGAPIAGIFHLVTHACFKAMLFLGSGSVIHAMEEVVGHQPVLAQDMRLMGGLRKKMPYTSATFLIGCVAISGIPPLAGFWSKDEILGNAFISFPAFWFVGLLTAGMTAFYMFRLYFLTFEGDFRGENKELQKELMLASEINLDGDNEEEHEEHGYIHESPWSMTFPLVFLAVPSVIIGFMGIPWDSKFAYLLDPEEAEITAKAFELKEFLPLAIASVVIASTGIIIAYQAYFLKKINLSILFAEKFPIINKFLSNKWYLDDINEKLFVKGSRKLAKEVLEVDSKVVDGVVNLTGLVTLGSGEGLKYFETGRAQFYALIVFGGVILLVAIFGFQSPQVT; encoded by the coding sequence ATGCCTCAAGCTTCAGAAATTGCCTGGTTAATTCCTGTTTTCCCACTTATTGGAGCAGTGCTTTCTGGATTAGGACTAATAAGTATTAACAAGAAAATTAATAATTCTAGAGAAATTGTTTCTATAAGTCTGATTTCTTGTGTTGGTATTTCTGCAGTCATTAGTTATAAAGCTCTGATTGAGCAAGTTAATGGTTATCAAGCTGTAGAAAAATTATTTGTATGGGCTAATGCTGGGGATTTTATAATCCCAATGGGCTTTGTCCTTGATTCTTTGGGTAGTGTAATGCTTGCTTTAGTAACTACTATCACTTTGCTTGTCATGATTTACTCTCATGGTTATATGGCGCATGACAAGGGGTATGTCAGATTTTTTACATATTTAGCCTTATTTAGCAGTTCAATGATGGGATTAATAATTAGTCCAAATCTGTTAGAAATTTACGTTTTTTGGGAATTAGTTGGAATGTGTTCTTACTTATTGGTTGGTTTTTGGTACGACAGAGATGGAGCTGCCCATGCTGCTCAAAAAGCATTTGTTGTGAATAGAGTAGGAGATTTTGGATTATTACTAGGCATTCTTGGTCTATTTTGGGCAACGAAGAGTTTTGATTTTAATGAGATAGCCACTGGAATTTCTCAATCAGTAACTGACAATTCAATACCAATATGGGCTGCTTTACTCCTTTGCTTTTTAGTTTTTTTAGGGCCAATGGCAAAGTCTGCTCAGTTTCCTCTTCATGTATGGTTACCTGATGCTATGGAGGGACCGACACCAATTTCTGCCCTTATCCATGCAGCAACAATGGTTGCCGCAGGAATATTTCTAGTAGCTAGGTTACAACCCCTTTATTCAATATTCCCTTTCATTCAGTTCATTATTGCTTTAGTTGGTACCATTACTTGTTTTTTAGGAGCTTCTATAGCTTTGACTCAAATGGATTTAAAAAAGGGGTTAGCATACAGTACTGTTTCTCAGCTTGGTTATATGATGCTTGCGATGGGGTGTGGAGCTCCAATAGCAGGAATTTTCCATTTGGTTACTCATGCTTGCTTTAAAGCGATGCTATTTTTGGGATCTGGTTCTGTAATACATGCCATGGAAGAAGTAGTGGGTCATCAGCCTGTATTGGCTCAAGACATGAGATTGATGGGTGGGTTAAGAAAAAAAATGCCATATACATCAGCAACATTTTTAATAGGTTGTGTAGCAATTAGTGGGATACCTCCATTAGCAGGTTTTTGGAGTAAAGACGAAATACTAGGAAATGCATTTATATCATTTCCAGCTTTTTGGTTCGTAGGACTTTTAACAGCTGGCATGACTGCTTTTTATATGTTTAGGCTTTATTTTTTAACATTTGAAGGAGATTTTAGGGGGGAGAATAAAGAATTACAAAAAGAACTTATGCTTGCTTCTGAAATCAATCTTGATGGAGACAATGAAGAAGAGCATGAAGAACATGGCTATATTCATGAGTCTCCCTGGTCAATGACATTCCCCTTGGTCTTTCTAGCTGTGCCCTCTGTAATTATCGGCTTTATGGGAATTCCATGGGATAGTAAATTTGCATATTTGCTAGATCCTGAAGAAGCAGAGATTACCGCAAAAGCCTTCGAATTAAAAGAATTTTTGCCTTTAGCGATAGCGTCAGTTGTTATTGCATCAACTGGAATTATTATTGCTTATCAAGCATATTTTTTGAAAAAAATTAATCTTTCAATTTTATTTGCAGAAAAGTTTCCTATTATTAACAAATTTTTATCAAATAAATGGTACCTAGATGATATCAATGAAAAACTTTTTGTTAAAGGTAGTAGAAAACTAGCTAAAGAAGTTTTAGAAGTTGATTCTAAGGTTGTTGATGGAGTAGTCAATCTTACTGGACTTGTAACTTTAGGTAGTGGAGAAGGTTTAAAATATTTTGAGACCGGTAGAGCTCAATTTTACGCTCTTATTGTTTTTGGAGGAGTAATTCTATTAGTTGCTATATTTGGCTTTCAATCTCCACAGGTAACTTAA
- a CDS encoding NAD(P)H-quinone oxidoreductase subunit 4 has product MSTYFLTNFATQNLGTLGAGLSTFPWLSASILFPIGSAFVIPFFPDKGDGKEVRWFALSVALITFLITVGSYINGFDIKNENVQLKENVSWLPDLGLTWSVGADGISMPLILLTSFITALAVLAAWPVKFKPKLFFFLILVMDGGQIAVFAVQDMLLFFLAWELELIPVYLLLAIWGGKNRQYAATKFIIYTAGSSIFILLAALAMGFYGTEIPNFEFSHLAAQDFSQKFQILCYVGLLIAFGVKLPIVPLHTWLPDAHGEATAPVHMLLAGILLKMGGYALLRFNAQLLPVAHAQFAPLLIVLGVVNIIYAALTSFAQRNLKRKIAYSSISHMGFVLIGIGSFSSLGTSGAMLQMVSHGLIGASLFFLVGATYDRTKTLKLDEMSGVGQKMRIMFALWTACSLASLALPGMSGFVSELMVFTGFVTDEVYTLPFRIVMASLAAVGVILTPIYLLSMLREIFFGKENPKLTEERKLIDAEPREIYIIACLLFPIIGIGLYPRLVTESYLASINNLVDRDLNAVKSSVKTNIFSGTKKSEILKAPTI; this is encoded by the coding sequence TTGAGTACTTATTTTCTTACAAATTTTGCGACACAAAATTTAGGAACTTTGGGAGCTGGATTGTCTACTTTCCCTTGGCTATCTGCATCTATTTTGTTCCCAATTGGGAGTGCTTTTGTAATACCTTTTTTCCCAGATAAAGGGGATGGGAAAGAGGTTAGATGGTTTGCTTTGTCTGTTGCATTAATAACTTTTTTAATCACCGTAGGTTCATACATAAATGGCTTTGATATTAAAAATGAAAATGTTCAACTTAAAGAAAATGTTAGTTGGCTTCCTGATTTAGGTCTTACTTGGTCTGTTGGTGCTGATGGTATTTCAATGCCGTTAATATTATTAACTAGTTTTATAACTGCCTTAGCAGTTTTAGCTGCATGGCCAGTAAAGTTCAAACCAAAGTTATTTTTCTTTTTAATCTTGGTAATGGATGGTGGGCAAATCGCTGTATTTGCCGTTCAAGATATGCTTTTATTCTTTTTAGCTTGGGAATTGGAATTAATTCCGGTATATCTATTATTGGCTATATGGGGTGGCAAAAATAGACAATATGCAGCAACAAAATTCATTATTTATACAGCTGGCAGTTCTATATTTATCCTCCTAGCAGCATTGGCAATGGGTTTCTACGGTACTGAAATTCCTAATTTTGAGTTTTCTCACTTGGCAGCGCAAGATTTTAGTCAAAAATTCCAAATTCTATGTTATGTGGGGCTCTTAATTGCATTTGGAGTAAAACTCCCAATAGTTCCCCTTCATACTTGGCTGCCAGACGCTCACGGAGAGGCCACAGCTCCAGTACATATGCTTTTAGCTGGAATTTTATTGAAAATGGGAGGATATGCTCTTTTAAGATTTAATGCACAATTATTACCCGTTGCTCATGCTCAATTTGCCCCATTGTTAATAGTTCTTGGAGTAGTAAATATAATTTATGCTGCATTAACCTCTTTTGCGCAAAGAAATCTCAAAAGAAAAATTGCATACAGTTCTATAAGTCATATGGGCTTCGTTCTAATTGGAATAGGTAGTTTTAGTAGCCTCGGAACAAGTGGAGCGATGCTACAAATGGTTAGTCATGGATTAATAGGAGCTAGTTTATTTTTTCTTGTTGGAGCTACCTATGACAGAACAAAGACTCTTAAACTTGATGAAATGAGTGGTGTAGGACAAAAAATGAGAATCATGTTTGCTCTTTGGACTGCTTGCTCCCTTGCTTCTCTTGCTTTGCCAGGTATGAGTGGATTTGTTTCCGAATTAATGGTTTTTACAGGATTTGTTACTGATGAAGTTTATACACTTCCTTTTCGGATAGTTATGGCCTCTTTAGCTGCTGTAGGGGTAATACTTACTCCTATTTATCTACTCTCAATGTTAAGAGAAATTTTCTTTGGTAAAGAAAATCCTAAATTAACCGAAGAAAGAAAACTTATTGATGCAGAACCTAGGGAAATTTATATTATTGCTTGTTTACTGTTTCCGATAATTGGAATAGGATTATACCCAAGATTAGTTACTGAAAGTTATCTTGCATCTATTAATAATTTAGTAGATAGAGATTTAAATGCCGTTAAAAGTTCTGTTAAAACAAATATCTTTTCAGGCACAAAAAAAAGTGAGATTTTAAAGGCTCCAACAATATAG
- a CDS encoding segregation/condensation protein A, whose amino-acid sequence MLIKFLQDAAGKGDLDPWDIDVISVIDSFLEQYSHTLDKTSDSHDSYQKGLSETSEAFFAASVLVNLKAQVLESDVFKENLSDSEDDFDLDDQDWIDQEFDIPKYPEKYLRRRSIALPILKRTTTLGELVSQLESIAEVIESQDLLLMKRKRNKKYSDRALISQVKSLAHREKLPETTKALGEFLDGWEKALQWTDFEYLVEIWQTVVKNDLDKDRLGVFWALLFLSSENKVEIKQINSLYGPIQIKRIIPEGGLAQLPIDNLEVKNTYHSAV is encoded by the coding sequence TTGCTGATTAAATTTCTTCAAGACGCGGCTGGGAAAGGTGATCTTGATCCATGGGATATTGATGTAATAAGTGTAATTGATAGCTTTTTAGAACAATATTCACATACTTTAGATAAAACTTCAGATAGTCATGATTCCTATCAAAAGGGTTTATCTGAGACAAGCGAGGCATTTTTTGCTGCTTCTGTATTAGTTAATTTAAAGGCTCAAGTTTTGGAATCTGATGTTTTTAAAGAAAATTTGTCAGATTCTGAAGATGATTTTGATTTAGATGATCAAGATTGGATTGATCAAGAATTTGATATCCCAAAATACCCTGAAAAATATCTAAGGAGAAGATCTATAGCGCTACCAATTCTCAAACGCACAACAACATTGGGAGAATTGGTAAGTCAATTAGAGTCTATTGCTGAAGTTATAGAATCACAAGATCTTTTGTTAATGAAGAGAAAAAGAAATAAAAAATATTCTGATAGGGCCTTAATTTCTCAAGTTAAATCTTTAGCACATCGAGAGAAACTTCCAGAAACCACTAAAGCATTAGGTGAATTTCTTGATGGTTGGGAAAAGGCATTACAGTGGACAGATTTTGAATATTTAGTTGAAATATGGCAAACAGTTGTAAAAAATGATTTAGATAAAGATCGCCTTGGGGTCTTTTGGGCTTTGTTATTTTTATCATCTGAAAACAAAGTTGAAATTAAACAAATTAATTCCTTATATGGCCCAATTCAAATTAAAAGAATAATACCCGAAGGAGGCTTAGCTCAATTGCCAATAGATAATCTTGAGGTAAAAAATACCTATCACTCTGCTGTTTAG
- a CDS encoding nucleotidyltransferase family protein: MKAMILAAGKGTRVQPITHIIPKPMIPILQKPVMEFLLELLKEHGFKEIMVNVSHLAEEIENYFRDGQRFGVEIAYSFEGRIEDGELIGDALGSAGGLKKIQDFQKFFDETFVVLCGDALVDLDLTEAVKKHKEKGAIASLITKQVTRDQVSSYGVVVSDDNGRIKAFQEKPSIDKALGDSINTGIYLFEPEIFNYIPSGEKFDIGADLFPKLVEMDLPFFALPMDFEWVDIGKVPDYWSAIRNVLQGKVRQVDIPGKEIKPGVFTGLNVAANWDKVDITGPVYIGGMTRIEDGATIIGPAMIGPSCCICEGATIDNSIIFDYSKIGKGVRLVDKLVFGRYCVGKNGDHFDLQDASLDWLITDSRRSDMTVPSPQQKAMAELLGTDLINIPD; the protein is encoded by the coding sequence ATGAAGGCAATGATACTTGCGGCAGGAAAAGGTACACGTGTTCAGCCAATAACTCATATTATTCCTAAACCAATGATACCTATTTTACAAAAACCGGTAATGGAGTTTCTATTGGAACTCTTAAAAGAGCATGGCTTTAAAGAGATAATGGTTAATGTTTCGCACCTCGCTGAAGAAATTGAAAATTACTTTAGGGATGGTCAAAGATTCGGTGTGGAGATAGCATATAGTTTTGAAGGTAGAATTGAAGACGGTGAATTAATAGGAGATGCTTTAGGTTCGGCAGGAGGATTAAAAAAAATTCAAGATTTTCAAAAATTCTTTGATGAAACGTTTGTTGTATTATGTGGAGATGCTTTAGTTGACTTAGATTTAACTGAAGCGGTTAAGAAACATAAGGAAAAAGGAGCCATAGCAAGTTTAATAACTAAACAGGTAACTAGAGATCAAGTATCAAGTTATGGCGTCGTAGTCTCAGATGATAATGGTCGAATAAAGGCGTTTCAGGAAAAGCCATCTATAGATAAAGCTTTAGGTGACTCTATTAATACAGGTATTTATCTGTTTGAACCTGAAATTTTTAATTACATACCATCAGGTGAGAAATTTGATATTGGTGCTGATCTCTTCCCTAAACTTGTTGAGATGGATTTACCATTTTTTGCACTACCAATGGATTTTGAATGGGTTGATATTGGAAAAGTTCCTGATTATTGGAGCGCTATCCGTAATGTATTACAAGGAAAGGTGAGACAAGTAGATATACCTGGCAAAGAAATTAAACCTGGAGTATTCACAGGATTAAATGTTGCTGCTAATTGGGACAAAGTTGATATTACTGGGCCAGTATACATAGGTGGAATGACAAGAATTGAAGATGGTGCAACAATTATTGGACCCGCAATGATTGGCCCAAGTTGTTGCATTTGCGAGGGTGCAACTATTGATAATTCAATTATTTTTGATTATTCCAAAATCGGTAAGGGTGTTCGACTGGTCGATAAATTAGTATTTGGCCGTTACTGTGTGGGTAAAAATGGTGATCACTTTGATTTGCAAGATGCATCTTTGGATTGGTTGATAACAGATTCTAGAAGATCTGATATGACAGTTCCATCTCCACAGCAGAAGGCAATGGCAGAATTGTTAGGTACTGATTTGATTAATATTCCAGATTAA
- a CDS encoding methylenetetrahydrofolate reductase: protein MKSKLQQTLEKKSKVITAELMPPRGGSPIRSLKIAQLLKDKVHAVNITDGSRAVMRMCSLAMSKLLLENGIEPVMQISCRDRNKIALQSDILGANALGIKNILCITGDSVKAGDQQDAKAVHEFESVRLLQQIQAFNTGIDPTFGELSDKKTFIFSGAAADPSCRNQRSLKNRISKKKEAGARFIQTQMVMEKENLIEFCEEISNPLEIPVIAGVFLLKSYKNALFINKYVPGANIPDNILNRLKNAKDPLQEGIQIAAEQAHNFIEIADGIHLMAVKAEHLIPEILEKADINLEY from the coding sequence TTGAAATCAAAACTTCAGCAGACTTTAGAAAAAAAATCCAAGGTAATAACGGCAGAGTTAATGCCGCCCAGAGGTGGAAGCCCCATAAGATCTCTTAAGATAGCACAACTTTTGAAAGATAAGGTACATGCTGTTAACATTACTGACGGAAGCAGGGCTGTAATGAGGATGTGCAGCTTGGCAATGTCCAAACTATTACTGGAAAATGGGATAGAACCAGTAATGCAAATATCTTGCAGAGATCGTAATAAAATTGCTTTACAATCAGACATTCTTGGAGCAAATGCTTTAGGAATTAAAAATATCCTATGCATTACTGGTGATTCAGTGAAAGCCGGCGATCAACAAGATGCAAAAGCTGTACACGAATTTGAGTCAGTGAGATTGCTGCAACAAATTCAAGCCTTCAATACAGGAATTGATCCCACTTTTGGAGAACTCTCCGATAAAAAAACATTTATTTTTTCAGGAGCTGCAGCAGATCCAAGTTGTAGAAATCAGAGAAGTTTAAAAAATAGAATAAGTAAGAAAAAAGAGGCTGGAGCGAGATTCATACAAACTCAAATGGTCATGGAAAAAGAAAATTTGATAGAATTTTGCGAAGAAATTAGTAATCCTCTTGAAATTCCAGTAATTGCAGGTGTATTCCTGTTAAAGTCATACAAAAATGCTCTCTTTATAAACAAATACGTACCCGGAGCAAACATACCTGACAATATTTTAAATCGTCTTAAAAATGCTAAAGACCCTTTACAAGAAGGAATACAAATTGCAGCAGAACAAGCTCATAATTTTATTGAAATCGCAGATGGTATTCATCTAATGGCAGTTAAGGCAGAACATTTGATTCCGGAGATTCTTGAAAAGGCAGATATTAATCTGGAATATTAA